A window of the Pelagicoccus enzymogenes genome harbors these coding sequences:
- a CDS encoding LysR family transcriptional regulator: MKSMEIHQLRYFVEVVQTGSFTRAAVRCSVTQPTLSHQIKKLEQALGEPLLTRSRKGAQTTAFGRSFFRRAITILGEVKAASEDASAYQGETRGELRIGVIPTIAPYLMPTVLGMARERLPQLTFDISEDTTENLLVSMKEGRVELALLSLPVEGDEWVTEELAQDEILVALPEKHRLAKKKGIQLSDLMSEPIILMKEAHCLRGQALAICNNIGWSPEVFFQSAQIETLVSMVEAGFGVSFAPEIARQRLQGRKLALRSLAPAPVYRSIALVHPRQAAQTRAFRSFLEVCRAGLGKSSA, encoded by the coding sequence ATGAAGTCTATGGAGATCCATCAGCTCCGCTACTTCGTGGAAGTGGTGCAAACGGGCAGTTTCACGCGAGCAGCGGTGCGTTGCTCGGTTACGCAACCGACTTTGAGCCACCAGATCAAGAAGCTGGAGCAGGCCTTGGGGGAGCCTCTGTTGACGCGCAGTCGCAAAGGTGCTCAGACAACGGCCTTTGGGCGCTCCTTCTTTCGGCGGGCGATCACGATCCTGGGCGAGGTCAAGGCGGCCAGCGAAGATGCGTCGGCTTACCAGGGAGAGACTCGGGGAGAGCTGCGTATCGGGGTGATCCCGACGATCGCTCCCTATCTGATGCCCACGGTTTTAGGGATGGCGAGGGAGCGGCTGCCGCAGCTTACCTTCGATATCTCCGAGGATACGACAGAGAACTTGCTGGTATCCATGAAGGAAGGACGCGTGGAGTTGGCCTTGTTGAGCTTGCCGGTCGAGGGAGATGAATGGGTCACGGAAGAGCTGGCCCAAGACGAGATCCTAGTGGCGTTGCCTGAGAAGCATCGCTTGGCCAAGAAAAAGGGAATCCAGCTTTCGGATCTGATGAGCGAACCTATCATTTTGATGAAGGAGGCTCACTGTCTGCGAGGGCAGGCGCTCGCGATTTGCAATAACATCGGCTGGAGTCCGGAGGTGTTTTTCCAGAGCGCTCAAATAGAGACTTTGGTGTCGATGGTGGAGGCTGGCTTTGGCGTTTCCTTCGCCCCGGAGATTGCCCGCCAGCGCTTGCAGGGTAGGAAGCTCGCATTGCGGTCCTTGGCGCCGGCCCCGGTCTATCGCTCGATTGCTCTCGTCCATCCGCGGCAAGCCGCCCAGACGCGTGCGTTTCGCAGCTTCTTGGAGGTTTGTCGCGCTGGGCTTGGAAAGTCGTCAGCTTGA
- a CDS encoding BlaI/MecI/CopY family transcriptional regulator, with translation MKKKSTGEKLSPMELEIMQSLWKLKAASIREVQESLPEKRQVEYTTVQTIVYRLEKKGAVRRAKKIGNAHIFEPTVTKKSAIGSIVDDFLSLFGGSAEPVMLHMAESGKLSLEDLKALEDAIKQTQGKKGGENE, from the coding sequence ATGAAGAAGAAATCTACTGGTGAGAAGCTCAGTCCGATGGAGTTGGAGATCATGCAGTCTCTATGGAAGCTGAAGGCGGCTTCGATTCGGGAGGTCCAGGAGTCTCTTCCGGAAAAAAGGCAGGTGGAGTACACGACCGTGCAGACTATCGTCTATCGCTTGGAAAAGAAGGGGGCGGTGCGGCGGGCCAAGAAGATTGGCAATGCTCACATCTTCGAGCCGACGGTGACCAAGAAATCAGCCATTGGCTCGATCGTGGACGATTTTCTATCTTTGTTTGGCGGGTCCGCGGAGCCAGTCATGCTGCACATGGCGGAATCGGGCAAGCTGTCCTTGGAGGATCTCAAGGCCTTGGAGGACGCCATCAAGCAGACTCAAGGCAAAAAGGGAGGCGAGAATGAGTGA
- a CDS encoding VWA domain-containing protein: protein MEFANLEWLLLLPLGALLAWQFPSLGLYKPWRALCWLLLVAVMVDPQLRLKLKGIDLWVLVDRSDSVREWTEERQSEWESILRESKGEHDRLRLVDFATDARERSASESSFVLEDRNASKLGLALRQALMLRDETRASKVLLLSDGYYTDSLDGLEDALLAAGIPFDYRLSSKRVHSDFQVSRLELPDGVKVNEAFAIDVRLEGGRDETVAYTVYRNEHAIHSGRAQLNEGRRDLRFFDRLERASSVAYSVSIDVEGDQVPGNDRMTRWVKAEGPSRVLLISNFVQDSVAQVLRKGGFEVERTSDFTSLDVRSLSGVSAVVINNVSANELPAGFLKAIDFFVQEQGGGLLMLGGPSSFGSGGYYGSPLEPLIPVSMELKQDHKKLAVAMCVVVDRSGSMSAGVEGMEGMRKIDLANAGVAQAVSMLGRQDAIAYLAVDTEAHVVVPLTDVHSNRPQILDLVRRVDSLGGGIYVYEGLSAGWKELQQSQAGQRHMILFSDASDSEMPGDYKALIEEMVEKKTTISVIALGRPTDSDADLLKDIAQRGGGRIFFNTNAADLPALFTQETVAIARSAFIEDETPTLATAGWMELGAGQVDWLPLVQGYNLSYLQEGATMALASDDDYRAPLVAYWQKGVGRVAAVTFAMGGQHAWRAQAWEEYGDFTQTLGRWLSGGRQQDGVSLESRIEGNHLTLELFYDESRKEFLGQQFPAVKLAEGQEVREVVWQRVEPGRMQLTHALSTNVPVRGAVRLGDRALSMGPFFVGSDEEWRTDLQRIQNLGALSKKTGGKEQVDLSKAWRHPPQLQLMSLRPWLLLALVLAFLADVAITRLGYFRYLWKQ from the coding sequence ATGGAGTTCGCGAATCTAGAGTGGTTGCTGCTCCTGCCGTTGGGGGCCTTGCTCGCCTGGCAATTCCCTTCGCTGGGCCTGTACAAGCCCTGGCGAGCGCTTTGTTGGCTGCTCCTGGTAGCGGTGATGGTGGATCCGCAGCTTCGCCTGAAGCTGAAGGGAATTGATCTTTGGGTATTGGTGGATCGCTCCGACTCGGTACGAGAGTGGACGGAGGAGCGCCAAAGCGAGTGGGAAAGCATCCTTCGCGAGAGCAAGGGTGAGCACGATCGCTTGCGCTTGGTCGACTTCGCTACGGACGCTCGCGAACGTTCCGCCAGCGAGTCCAGCTTCGTGCTAGAGGATCGAAACGCCTCCAAGCTCGGTCTTGCCCTGCGGCAAGCCCTGATGTTGCGGGACGAAACGCGGGCTAGCAAAGTGTTGTTGCTGAGCGACGGCTATTACACTGACTCTTTGGACGGTTTGGAGGATGCCTTGCTTGCGGCGGGGATTCCTTTCGACTATCGGCTTTCCTCCAAGCGAGTGCATTCGGATTTTCAGGTGAGCCGATTGGAACTGCCGGATGGGGTGAAGGTGAACGAGGCCTTTGCAATCGATGTTCGCTTAGAGGGCGGCAGAGACGAGACGGTGGCCTATACGGTATATCGTAACGAGCATGCGATCCATAGCGGGCGCGCCCAGCTGAACGAGGGCAGGCGAGACCTGCGTTTCTTCGATCGGTTGGAGCGTGCGAGCTCGGTAGCGTATTCGGTTTCGATAGACGTAGAGGGCGACCAAGTTCCAGGTAATGATCGCATGACGCGTTGGGTGAAAGCGGAGGGACCCAGTCGCGTTTTGCTTATCTCGAACTTCGTGCAGGATTCAGTGGCGCAAGTTTTGCGAAAGGGAGGCTTTGAGGTGGAGCGAACGAGTGACTTTACGAGTTTAGACGTTCGTAGCCTTTCGGGAGTTAGCGCTGTGGTGATCAACAATGTATCCGCTAACGAACTACCGGCAGGATTTCTCAAAGCAATTGATTTCTTTGTGCAGGAGCAAGGCGGAGGCTTGTTGATGTTGGGAGGTCCGTCGAGCTTTGGTTCTGGTGGGTACTACGGTTCGCCTTTGGAACCGCTTATTCCTGTTTCCATGGAGTTAAAGCAAGACCACAAGAAACTGGCCGTGGCGATGTGCGTTGTGGTGGATCGGTCCGGTAGCATGAGCGCCGGGGTCGAGGGAATGGAGGGAATGCGTAAGATCGACTTGGCCAACGCAGGGGTGGCTCAAGCGGTAAGCATGTTGGGGAGACAGGACGCGATTGCGTATTTAGCGGTGGATACGGAAGCCCATGTGGTAGTGCCTCTGACGGACGTGCATTCGAATCGGCCACAGATCCTAGATCTAGTGAGGCGGGTGGACAGTTTAGGTGGAGGCATCTATGTCTACGAAGGGCTATCGGCGGGTTGGAAAGAGCTACAGCAAAGCCAAGCGGGCCAGCGGCACATGATTCTATTCTCTGATGCAAGCGATTCGGAAATGCCGGGCGATTACAAAGCCTTGATAGAGGAGATGGTGGAAAAAAAGACGACGATCAGTGTAATCGCCCTCGGCCGCCCGACCGATTCGGACGCGGACTTGCTCAAGGATATTGCCCAACGGGGCGGCGGTAGGATTTTTTTCAATACGAATGCAGCGGACTTGCCAGCCCTCTTTACTCAAGAAACGGTGGCGATTGCCCGTTCCGCTTTTATCGAGGACGAGACGCCGACGCTGGCGACTGCGGGCTGGATGGAGTTAGGCGCGGGGCAGGTCGATTGGCTTCCTTTGGTGCAGGGTTATAATCTCTCCTATTTGCAGGAGGGGGCCACCATGGCGCTGGCTTCCGATGACGATTACCGCGCTCCTTTAGTGGCCTACTGGCAAAAAGGGGTGGGCCGCGTGGCGGCAGTAACGTTTGCCATGGGCGGGCAGCATGCTTGGCGGGCCCAAGCATGGGAAGAGTACGGCGATTTCACGCAAACCTTGGGGCGCTGGCTGAGCGGTGGCCGACAGCAGGATGGCGTAAGCTTGGAGTCGCGTATTGAGGGGAATCATTTGACTCTGGAGCTATTCTACGACGAGAGCCGCAAGGAGTTTTTAGGACAGCAGTTTCCTGCGGTAAAGCTAGCGGAAGGGCAGGAAGTACGAGAGGTGGTTTGGCAAAGGGTCGAGCCCGGTCGTATGCAGTTGACGCATGCGCTTTCTACGAACGTTCCGGTCCGTGGGGCGGTGCGTCTAGGTGACAGGGCTCTGTCGATGGGGCCGTTCTTTGTGGGAAGCGACGAGGAATGGCGTACGGATTTGCAGCGTATCCAGAACTTGGGGGCGCTCTCCAAGAAAACGGGAGGGAAAGAGCAGGTGGATCTGAGCAAGGCTTGGCGACATCCGCCCCAGCTGCAGTTGATGTCGCTGCGGCCTTGGCTGTTGTTGGCTCTGGTGTTGGCCTTCCTTGCCGATGTGGCGATTACGCGGCTGGGATATTTCCGCTACCTTTGGAAGCAGTAG
- a CDS encoding M56 family metallopeptidase, whose product MSEWSYYLLSHLWESSLFGIVCALLILALGRSWSFSRHFLAWASLLKLVVPFAVFASLFSWMKSSWPAGDKGEFVGFGYLDLTARTLKIDTWVDLGTETIQAQAVFPWELMIVIAWAAGFVALGIYWLRQHARVVESLRSSSLPAGREWQVLAERVWKRPIRRMPKILISQDSLLAAGVFGIFRPIVIIPATLNQALSVAEREAFLRHEFQHVYKRDTLWLFVQTFIRNLFWMHPLVWWLDRQISAEREILRDEEVIRKTENVTSYLNCLMKVSKIKLPSSYATSVGIMGAPFAKRIKSITRIGRSRVGDFASAVGSVVAVSALTILLSASMSLSEVKAATDEEKGEEAEVKLEPSLTDAEQALVKKVIADLKENGDKELALDRIYEAITEDSSAALEFIAANFHAEKGDVEKAIQFYQVAADKMPTFRRAIRNMGIMQVKLEDYEGGKESLLKVRELGAEDTTTLGLIGLCYVNTEDFVSAEHYYRLAIEKDSTVRDWKVGLAKALLKAEKYSKAEPLLVSLLEEAENEGDTRRAEILRASLENARLSMGK is encoded by the coding sequence ATGAGTGAGTGGAGTTACTATTTGCTCTCCCATCTTTGGGAGTCGAGTTTGTTCGGGATTGTATGCGCATTATTGATACTGGCTCTTGGGCGTTCCTGGAGTTTCAGTCGACACTTTCTCGCGTGGGCGAGCTTGCTGAAGTTGGTCGTTCCCTTTGCAGTTTTCGCTTCCCTTTTCTCGTGGATGAAAAGTTCTTGGCCTGCTGGCGATAAAGGGGAGTTCGTGGGATTCGGGTATTTGGATCTGACGGCACGTACCCTGAAAATAGATACATGGGTTGATTTGGGAACGGAGACAATTCAGGCTCAGGCTGTTTTCCCTTGGGAGCTTATGATCGTAATCGCTTGGGCCGCGGGATTCGTGGCTCTTGGAATCTATTGGCTCCGCCAGCATGCGAGGGTGGTAGAGTCGCTACGGTCGTCGAGTCTTCCCGCAGGTAGAGAATGGCAGGTCCTCGCGGAACGCGTATGGAAACGGCCTATACGGAGGATGCCAAAGATCCTCATCAGTCAAGACAGCCTTTTAGCTGCAGGCGTATTTGGAATTTTTAGACCAATAGTCATTATTCCCGCTACTTTGAATCAGGCTCTCTCCGTTGCGGAGCGCGAAGCGTTTTTGCGTCATGAATTTCAGCACGTCTACAAGCGTGATACCCTTTGGCTCTTCGTCCAAACATTCATTCGAAATCTATTCTGGATGCATCCCTTGGTGTGGTGGCTGGATCGCCAGATAAGCGCGGAGCGCGAGATTTTGAGGGACGAAGAGGTTATCCGAAAAACCGAAAACGTAACATCATATCTAAACTGTCTGATGAAAGTATCAAAGATTAAGCTGCCCAGCAGCTATGCCACCAGTGTGGGAATTATGGGGGCACCTTTCGCAAAACGTATCAAGTCAATCACGCGGATCGGCCGCTCGAGAGTAGGAGATTTTGCCTCTGCAGTGGGGAGCGTCGTCGCAGTGTCTGCACTGACTATTTTATTGTCCGCTTCCATGTCGCTGAGCGAAGTGAAGGCTGCTACCGATGAAGAGAAGGGGGAGGAAGCGGAGGTTAAGCTAGAGCCGAGTCTTACCGATGCGGAACAGGCGTTGGTGAAGAAAGTCATCGCTGATTTGAAGGAGAATGGAGACAAGGAGTTGGCTCTGGACAGGATCTATGAGGCGATAACTGAGGATTCATCTGCGGCCTTGGAGTTCATCGCTGCTAACTTTCACGCGGAAAAGGGTGACGTGGAGAAAGCGATTCAGTTCTACCAGGTAGCAGCTGACAAGATGCCCACGTTCCGTCGCGCGATCCGCAACATGGGGATCATGCAGGTGAAGTTGGAGGATTACGAAGGCGGTAAGGAGAGCCTGCTCAAAGTCAGGGAATTAGGGGCTGAAGACACGACGACCTTGGGCTTAATTGGTCTTTGTTATGTGAATACAGAGGATTTCGTCTCGGCGGAGCATTACTATCGTTTGGCCATCGAAAAGGATTCTACGGTTCGCGATTGGAAAGTCGGCTTGGCGAAGGCCCTGCTGAAGGCAGAGAAATATTCCAAAGCGGAGCCTCTTCTCGTTTCCTTGCTGGAGGAAGCTGAAAACGAGGGCGACACGCGTCGGGCAGAGATATTGCGAGCGTCGCTCGAGAACGCCCGTCTCAGTATGGGCAAATAG
- a CDS encoding NAD(P)-dependent alcohol dehydrogenase, translating into MKAVTFRKYGPPEVLQVEEVASPKPNAKHVLVRVRAAEVTKADCEFRAFHFAVKWFSLPLRLAFGIRAPRNPILGGYFSGEIASEEPPDSPFKKGDPVFGCSKMRFGAYAQFLSLPRNYTIKHIPNNASFTEAATIPLGGLNALHFLNKLELKKGEHILINGGGGSIGLYAIQLAKARGAAVTVVDKASKRSIIEQAGADRFIDYAETDFTQEAIHYDAMLDMVVSSNLRKCLSVLAPSGRYATGNPRFADLMKSLFNRFYSKHPIYTAFAAESPAELAELKTLVASGQLTPLVDATYPMDQAAEAHRKVESEERNGSIVLEID; encoded by the coding sequence ATGAAAGCAGTCACCTTCCGGAAATACGGCCCCCCAGAAGTCCTGCAGGTCGAAGAAGTCGCCTCGCCTAAACCGAATGCAAAGCACGTCTTAGTTCGCGTTCGCGCGGCAGAGGTCACCAAGGCCGATTGCGAGTTTCGCGCTTTCCACTTCGCAGTTAAATGGTTCTCCCTTCCGCTGCGTCTCGCCTTCGGAATCCGCGCTCCCAGAAATCCAATACTAGGCGGCTATTTCTCAGGCGAAATCGCTTCCGAAGAACCTCCCGACTCCCCCTTCAAAAAAGGCGACCCCGTTTTCGGCTGTTCTAAAATGCGCTTCGGCGCCTACGCTCAATTCCTGTCATTGCCCCGCAACTACACTATCAAGCATATCCCCAACAACGCCAGCTTCACCGAGGCCGCCACCATTCCGCTGGGCGGTCTGAACGCCCTGCACTTCCTCAACAAACTGGAGCTTAAGAAAGGGGAACACATCCTCATTAACGGAGGAGGCGGCAGCATCGGCCTCTACGCGATCCAGCTTGCCAAAGCCCGCGGGGCCGCCGTCACCGTCGTCGACAAAGCCAGCAAACGTTCCATCATCGAGCAGGCCGGAGCCGACCGCTTCATCGACTACGCCGAAACCGATTTTACCCAAGAGGCCATCCACTACGACGCGATGCTGGACATGGTCGTTAGCAGCAATCTTCGCAAATGCCTCAGCGTCCTCGCCCCTAGCGGACGCTACGCCACCGGCAATCCCCGTTTCGCGGACCTGATGAAGTCCCTCTTCAATCGCTTCTACTCAAAACATCCCATCTACACCGCCTTCGCGGCCGAATCCCCCGCAGAACTCGCGGAACTAAAAACACTCGTCGCGTCCGGCCAGCTCACCCCGCTCGTCGACGCAACTTACCCCATGGATCAAGCAGCCGAAGCCCACCGAAAAGTAGAGTCCGAAGAGCGAAACGGATCCATTGTGCTCGAAATTGACTGA
- the dcm gene encoding DNA (cytosine-5-)-methyltransferase, whose product MHADNPTFRFLDFCAGIGAGHAAAVKLGGGCVGYSEIDAKAKRTYRMLHDLETLWEPLIDLGDLTKMDPHKVPDFDVMLGGFPCQTFSIVGRREGFKDPRGQIIFALSDILAAKKPNYFLLENVKGLISHNKGETLKQILIELRSAGYKVTWKLVSSEEYGIPQMRERVYFVGIREDLVSDDFEFTFPERKKKQKQLRHILTSKDPKFAVTPEGYAYLEKYLNNKYNKPSGTTVDDLKALPDFTIIDTRQSDLRLFKKVAPTLRSGRHGLLYARDGELRKISGLEGLGLQGFDKTYQKRVYGVKETDLLHQVGNAFTVDVVHTLLESLFEQVKPPTPAS is encoded by the coding sequence ATGCACGCCGACAACCCGACTTTCCGCTTCCTCGACTTCTGCGCCGGCATTGGCGCCGGCCACGCCGCCGCCGTAAAACTGGGGGGAGGATGCGTCGGCTATTCCGAGATCGACGCCAAGGCCAAGCGGACCTACCGCATGCTGCACGACCTGGAAACCCTCTGGGAACCGCTCATCGACCTGGGTGACCTCACCAAGATGGATCCGCATAAAGTGCCTGATTTCGACGTGATGCTAGGCGGCTTCCCTTGCCAAACCTTCTCCATCGTCGGCCGCCGCGAAGGCTTCAAGGACCCTCGCGGACAGATCATATTCGCACTCAGCGACATCCTTGCCGCCAAGAAGCCAAACTACTTTCTGCTGGAAAACGTCAAGGGCCTCATCAGCCACAACAAGGGCGAGACCCTCAAGCAGATCCTCATCGAGCTCCGCTCCGCCGGTTACAAGGTCACTTGGAAACTTGTTTCCTCCGAGGAGTACGGAATCCCTCAGATGCGCGAACGCGTCTACTTCGTTGGCATCCGCGAGGACCTAGTCTCAGACGATTTCGAATTCACTTTCCCCGAGCGCAAGAAGAAGCAGAAGCAGCTCCGCCACATCCTTACCTCAAAAGATCCTAAATTCGCCGTCACCCCTGAAGGCTACGCCTACCTGGAGAAGTATTTGAACAACAAATACAACAAGCCATCGGGAACCACCGTAGACGACCTCAAAGCCCTGCCTGACTTCACGATCATCGACACCCGCCAGTCCGACCTTCGCCTCTTCAAGAAAGTGGCGCCCACCCTGCGCTCCGGACGACACGGATTGCTCTACGCTCGCGACGGAGAACTCCGCAAGATCTCGGGCCTGGAGGGACTCGGCTTGCAAGGCTTCGACAAGACCTACCAAAAACGCGTCTACGGCGTAAAGGAAACGGACCTGCTGCACCAAGTTGGCAACGCCTTCACAGTCGACGTGGTACACACGCTCCTCGAAAGCCTTTTCGAGCAAGTGAAGCCGCCCACACCGGCCTCTTAG
- the katG gene encoding catalase/peroxidase HPI, translating to MSSESKCPFHHSAGQGTANHDWWPNQLKLDILRQHSSLSDPMGEEFDYAEAFNSLDLQAVKKDLHAVMTDSQDWWPADFGHYGPFFIRMAWHSAGTYRTGDGRGGGGTGSQRFAPLNSWPDNGNLDKARRLIWPVKQKYGRKISWADLMILTGNVALESMGFKTFGFAGGREDVWEPEKDIYWGKENVWLDDKRYSGERDLENPLAAVQMGLIYVNPEGPNGNPDPIAAARDIRETFARMAMNDEETVALIAGGHTFGKTHGAGDAAHVGPEPEAAKIHEQGFGWTSTHGTGKGADAITSGLEVTWTQTPAQWSNYYFENLFKYEWELEKSPAGANQWVAKDAPDDIPHAFDSQKKQKPRMLTTDLSLRFDPEYEKISRRFYENPDQFADAFARAWFKLTHRDMGPRARYLGPEVPDEDLIWQDPIPAVDHELISEADAETLKGKILDSGLTVSELVSTAWASASTYRGSDMRGGANGARIRLAPQKDWEVNQPTQLHKVLGTLETIKDDFEKTVSLADLIVLAGCAAVEKAAKDGGHPIKVPFTPGRMDASQEQTDVEAFEPMEPMADGFRNYLKARYTVSAEELLVDKAQLLGLTAPELTVLIGGMRVLDTNWDGSSHGVFTDKPGTLSNDFFANLLDMSVAWFPQSKDEQFFDGRDRKTGEIKRTASRVDLTFGSNSELRALAEVYACDDAQEKFVKDFVAAWTKVMNADRFDLKK from the coding sequence ATGTCCTCAGAAAGCAAATGCCCCTTCCACCACTCCGCAGGCCAAGGCACCGCCAACCACGATTGGTGGCCAAACCAGCTTAAGCTGGATATCCTGCGCCAACATTCCTCGCTCTCCGATCCCATGGGCGAAGAATTCGACTACGCCGAGGCCTTCAACAGCCTCGACCTCCAGGCGGTCAAGAAAGACCTGCACGCAGTCATGACCGACTCCCAGGACTGGTGGCCCGCCGACTTCGGTCACTACGGCCCATTCTTCATTCGCATGGCCTGGCACAGCGCCGGAACCTACCGCACCGGCGACGGGCGCGGCGGAGGCGGCACCGGCTCGCAACGCTTCGCCCCTCTCAACAGCTGGCCGGACAACGGAAACCTAGACAAGGCCCGGCGCCTCATCTGGCCCGTCAAACAAAAGTACGGACGCAAGATCTCCTGGGCCGACCTCATGATCCTCACCGGCAATGTCGCCCTCGAGTCCATGGGCTTCAAGACCTTCGGCTTCGCCGGCGGACGCGAAGACGTATGGGAGCCAGAAAAGGACATCTACTGGGGCAAGGAAAACGTCTGGCTCGACGACAAGCGCTACTCCGGCGAACGCGACCTTGAAAACCCGCTCGCCGCCGTGCAAATGGGCCTCATTTACGTCAATCCGGAGGGCCCCAACGGCAACCCCGACCCCATCGCCGCAGCCCGCGACATCCGCGAAACCTTCGCCCGCATGGCTATGAACGACGAAGAGACTGTCGCCCTCATCGCCGGCGGCCACACCTTTGGCAAGACCCACGGAGCCGGCGACGCCGCCCACGTCGGCCCCGAACCCGAAGCCGCCAAGATCCACGAGCAAGGCTTCGGTTGGACCAGCACCCACGGTACGGGCAAAGGCGCCGACGCCATCACCAGCGGCCTCGAAGTCACCTGGACCCAGACGCCTGCCCAGTGGAGCAACTACTACTTTGAAAACCTTTTCAAGTACGAGTGGGAACTCGAAAAAAGCCCGGCCGGCGCAAACCAATGGGTGGCCAAGGACGCTCCCGACGACATTCCGCATGCCTTCGACTCGCAAAAGAAGCAGAAGCCAAGGATGCTCACCACCGACCTCTCCCTCCGCTTCGATCCGGAATACGAAAAGATCTCGCGACGCTTCTACGAAAACCCAGACCAGTTCGCCGACGCCTTCGCTCGGGCCTGGTTCAAGCTGACCCACCGAGACATGGGCCCTCGAGCCCGCTACCTCGGTCCGGAGGTTCCGGACGAGGACTTGATCTGGCAGGACCCCATCCCCGCCGTCGATCACGAGCTCATCAGCGAGGCCGACGCCGAAACGCTGAAAGGCAAGATCCTAGACTCCGGACTCACCGTCTCGGAACTCGTCTCCACCGCTTGGGCATCCGCTTCCACCTATCGCGGATCCGATATGCGCGGCGGAGCCAACGGTGCCCGTATCCGCCTCGCGCCCCAGAAGGACTGGGAGGTCAACCAGCCGACCCAACTCCATAAAGTGCTCGGTACCCTCGAAACCATCAAAGACGACTTCGAGAAGACCGTATCGCTCGCCGACCTCATCGTGCTCGCCGGTTGCGCCGCGGTTGAGAAAGCCGCAAAAGACGGCGGACACCCCATCAAAGTGCCCTTCACCCCGGGTCGCATGGACGCCTCGCAAGAGCAAACGGATGTGGAAGCCTTCGAGCCGATGGAGCCGATGGCCGACGGGTTCCGTAACTACCTGAAGGCGCGCTACACCGTATCCGCAGAGGAACTACTGGTCGACAAGGCCCAGCTCCTCGGCCTCACCGCGCCCGAGCTCACCGTTCTTATCGGTGGCATGCGCGTTCTCGATACGAATTGGGACGGCTCGAGCCACGGGGTCTTCACCGACAAGCCCGGCACCCTCAGCAACGACTTCTTCGCCAACCTGCTCGACATGAGCGTGGCCTGGTTCCCGCAGTCAAAGGACGAACAGTTCTTCGACGGGCGCGATCGCAAGACCGGAGAAATCAAGCGCACCGCCAGCCGCGTCGACCTCACCTTCGGCTCCAACTCGGAGCTACGCGCCCTGGCCGAAGTCTACGCCTGCGACGATGCCCAAGAAAAGTTCGTCAAGGACTTCGTGGCCGCCTGGACCAAGGTCATGAACGCCGACCGTTTCGACCTGAAAAAGTAA
- a CDS encoding cupin domain-containing protein has protein sequence MKFDITCLIPSSQTNGRSAVFREVVQPQVGPPLHTHTQQHEIFHIIDGTFLFQKDGEQVTLTAGGSICIPPGAVHSFKNVGDAPGTLHFELLDAGKSEAFFHRISTELDQIEDLPAFFAEHDLELMGPPL, from the coding sequence ATGAAATTCGATATCACCTGCCTCATCCCCTCCTCCCAAACCAACGGACGCTCCGCAGTCTTCCGCGAAGTCGTACAGCCGCAAGTTGGCCCGCCCCTCCACACCCACACCCAACAACACGAGATCTTCCATATCATCGACGGTACCTTCCTCTTCCAAAAAGACGGAGAGCAAGTCACCCTCACTGCCGGCGGCAGCATCTGCATTCCACCCGGCGCCGTGCACAGCTTCAAGAACGTGGGCGACGCCCCCGGCACGCTGCACTTCGAGTTGCTCGACGCCGGCAAATCCGAAGCGTTCTTCCACCGGATCTCGACCGAGCTCGATCAGATTGAAGACCTCCCCGCCTTCTTCGCCGAGCACGACCTCGAGCTCATGGGGCCACCCCTCTGA